A portion of the Stigmatella aurantiaca DW4/3-1 genome contains these proteins:
- a CDS encoding DedA family protein, which yields MDHGLTGLLLTHGSYALLFVALMAGGVGLPLPEDIVLLTGGALAHLGVVKLPVVIGVCFAGVLSGDLLLFHTARKLGPGIYEKRWMKELLTPERRTRIAGLYARFGGRVIFLGRYMFVLRVPLFAMAAVHGVKTRTFLLWDALALSLSAPLLVSLGYLFSHSIDRVASGLGHAEHVLAIVAVGLLAGFLLVRTLRARRAG from the coding sequence ATGGACCACGGACTGACCGGCCTTCTGCTCACCCACGGCTCGTATGCGCTGCTGTTCGTGGCGTTGATGGCCGGAGGGGTGGGGCTGCCGCTGCCGGAAGACATCGTGCTCCTGACGGGCGGGGCCCTGGCACATCTGGGCGTGGTGAAGCTGCCGGTGGTCATCGGGGTGTGCTTCGCCGGGGTGCTCAGTGGGGACCTGCTGCTGTTCCACACGGCCCGGAAGCTGGGGCCCGGCATCTACGAGAAGCGCTGGATGAAGGAGCTGCTCACGCCCGAGCGCCGCACCCGCATCGCCGGGCTCTACGCGCGCTTTGGCGGGCGGGTCATCTTCCTGGGCCGGTACATGTTCGTGCTGCGGGTCCCCCTGTTCGCGATGGCGGCGGTGCACGGGGTGAAGACCCGCACGTTCCTGCTCTGGGATGCGCTGGCCCTGAGCCTCAGCGCGCCGCTGCTGGTGAGCCTCGGCTACCTCTTCTCCCACAGCATCGATCGCGTGGCCTCGGGGCTGGGACACGCCGAGCACGTGCTGGCCATCGTGGCGGTGGGCCTCCTGGCGGGTTTCCTCCTGGTGCGCACGCTGCGGGCCCGGCGCGCGGGCTGA
- a CDS encoding nucleotidyltransferase family protein has protein sequence MKVGAVVLAAGGSSRLGQPKQLLHHEGRTLVRRTTETALAAGLSPVVVVLGAHREAVAAELAGLPVHPVHNPDWAAGMGGSLRVGLRALPPESVDAALVVLCDQLRVDAPHLSALVDTFSRTQSPIVASGYAGARGVPVLFSRTLFAELEALAPEEGARRVIAREPSRVVEVALAGGAEDVDTAADLARLTGVPRG, from the coding sequence GTGAAGGTGGGCGCGGTGGTGCTCGCCGCGGGGGGCTCCTCGCGGCTGGGCCAGCCCAAGCAGCTCCTCCACCATGAGGGCCGGACGCTCGTGCGGCGCACCACCGAGACCGCCCTGGCCGCGGGCCTCTCCCCCGTGGTGGTGGTGCTCGGCGCACACCGGGAGGCCGTGGCCGCGGAGCTGGCCGGACTGCCGGTGCACCCCGTTCACAACCCGGACTGGGCGGCGGGCATGGGCGGCTCGCTGCGGGTGGGCCTGCGCGCCCTGCCCCCCGAGTCCGTGGACGCGGCCCTCGTCGTCCTCTGCGATCAGCTCCGCGTGGACGCTCCGCACCTGAGCGCCCTGGTGGACACCTTCTCGCGCACCCAATCCCCCATCGTGGCGTCGGGGTACGCGGGGGCGCGGGGGGTGCCCGTGCTGTTCTCCCGGACACTTTTCGCGGAGCTGGAGGCGCTCGCGCCCGAGGAAGGCGCGCGGCGGGTGATTGCGCGCGAGCCCTCGCGCGTGGTGGAGGTGGCCCTGGCGGGCGGCGCCGAGGATGTGGACACCGCCGCGGACCTCGCGCGCCTTACCGGAGTTCCGCGGGGGTGA
- a CDS encoding AI-2E family transporter produces the protein MQGAAFQRQSEATVAEGGPTGWQKSQVTLRTTFTVGFSVLAMVVFAVLVMKTRVALTLTGIAALLALALEHGVSLLERKGLRRGLAIAVVMISGLALVGGLGMLLIPAAMTQGEALLTQLPTLMEEVRSFRLFRMLSEHFGALMQFGGTVAATGAAPSPPTGTLSLTPLLEAIGGAVSMMGGVVTIFFLVVFMLAFGKGMPRWLMEQLPAAHRQRYERVMLKVYQATGGYLSGLSLICTINATLTTTVLAVLGLPFFLPLGIVSGFSSMVPYAGPVVAGGFITLLTWVTGGWFKGMVVLVYFLIYGQLEGNVLAPLVFRRTVHVNPLLTLLAVLFCVELAGIIGAMVAVPVVATVQIIVRELLQLRQERNTSPLL, from the coding sequence ATGCAAGGGGCGGCGTTTCAGCGGCAAAGCGAGGCGACGGTGGCAGAGGGCGGGCCGACAGGTTGGCAAAAATCCCAGGTCACGCTCCGCACGACGTTCACCGTGGGCTTTTCCGTGCTGGCGATGGTGGTGTTCGCCGTCCTGGTGATGAAGACACGGGTGGCGCTGACGCTCACGGGCATCGCCGCGCTCCTGGCCCTGGCGCTGGAGCACGGCGTGTCCCTGTTGGAGCGCAAGGGGCTGCGGCGCGGTCTCGCCATCGCCGTGGTGATGATCTCGGGCCTGGCGCTCGTGGGAGGACTGGGAATGCTGCTGATTCCGGCGGCGATGACCCAGGGGGAGGCCCTGCTGACCCAGCTGCCCACGTTGATGGAGGAGGTGCGCTCCTTCCGGCTGTTCCGGATGCTGAGCGAGCACTTTGGCGCGCTGATGCAGTTTGGAGGCACCGTGGCCGCGACCGGCGCAGCGCCTTCTCCTCCCACCGGGACGCTGTCGCTCACGCCGTTGCTGGAAGCCATCGGCGGGGCGGTGAGCATGATGGGGGGCGTGGTCACCATCTTCTTCCTGGTGGTGTTCATGCTGGCGTTCGGCAAAGGCATGCCGCGCTGGTTGATGGAGCAACTGCCCGCGGCACACCGCCAGCGCTACGAGCGGGTCATGCTCAAGGTGTACCAGGCCACGGGCGGCTACCTGTCGGGGCTGTCCCTCATCTGTACGATCAACGCCACGCTCACCACGACGGTGCTGGCGGTGCTGGGGCTGCCGTTCTTCCTACCGCTGGGCATCGTCAGCGGCTTCTCCAGCATGGTGCCGTACGCGGGGCCGGTGGTGGCCGGCGGCTTCATCACGCTGCTGACGTGGGTGACGGGCGGGTGGTTCAAGGGGATGGTGGTGCTCGTCTACTTCCTCATCTATGGCCAGTTGGAGGGCAACGTGCTGGCGCCGCTGGTGTTCCGGCGCACAGTGCACGTCAACCCGCTGCTCACGCTGCTGGCGGTGCTGTTCTGTGTGGAGCTGGCCGGCATCATCGGTGCGATGGTGGCGGTCCCAGTGGTGGCCACCGTGCAGATCATCGTCCGGGAGCTGCTCCAGTTGCGCCAGGAGCGCAACACGAGCCCCCTCCTCTGA
- a CDS encoding XdhC family protein — protein MKDLDDILRARVRAPGPYVLATVVAVAGSAYRRPGARMLMAESGWLAGGVSGGCLEGDIVRKAFFWTAQGPHLLRYDSTGEAEDDEGSLSFALGCNGVVDVLLERWEPGPEDALAFAAEARKQEKRAVVATVYRGPAQAVGAKLLLREDGMETSPLSGPLREPVRAAAEEALREGRTWSGPCGGADVLVEVVEPPAPVVLFGGGFDVVPMVAQAVGLGWHVTVVADKPLDTLKRRFPRAHAVVAAKASEVLDKVPLTPRTLAVMMTHSLPQDTQLLPRLLTRPLRYLGVLGPRSRMDRLLAELSFQPTPEQLAALHSPVGLDLGAEGADEVALSIAAELRAVLAEREGGKLRERQAPIHAAPPQARRLA, from the coding sequence GTGAAGGATCTGGACGACATCCTCCGCGCCCGCGTCCGCGCCCCGGGCCCCTATGTGCTGGCCACGGTGGTGGCCGTCGCGGGCTCGGCGTACCGGCGGCCGGGGGCACGCATGCTGATGGCGGAAAGTGGCTGGCTGGCCGGCGGGGTGAGCGGGGGCTGCCTGGAAGGCGACATCGTCCGCAAGGCCTTCTTCTGGACAGCCCAGGGGCCGCACCTGCTGCGCTACGACTCCACGGGCGAGGCCGAAGACGACGAGGGCAGCCTGTCCTTCGCGCTCGGGTGCAACGGCGTGGTGGATGTCCTGCTGGAGCGCTGGGAGCCGGGCCCAGAGGATGCGCTCGCCTTCGCCGCGGAAGCGCGGAAGCAGGAGAAGCGCGCGGTGGTGGCCACGGTGTACCGGGGGCCAGCCCAAGCGGTGGGGGCGAAGCTGCTGCTGCGCGAGGACGGCATGGAGACCAGCCCCCTGTCCGGCCCGCTGCGCGAGCCGGTGCGCGCGGCGGCCGAGGAAGCCCTCCGGGAGGGCCGCACCTGGAGCGGCCCCTGCGGGGGCGCGGACGTGCTGGTGGAAGTGGTGGAGCCTCCCGCCCCGGTGGTGCTGTTCGGCGGCGGCTTCGACGTGGTGCCCATGGTGGCGCAGGCCGTGGGCTTGGGCTGGCACGTGACGGTGGTGGCCGACAAGCCCCTCGACACGCTGAAGCGGCGCTTTCCCCGCGCCCACGCGGTGGTGGCCGCCAAGGCCAGCGAGGTGCTGGACAAAGTCCCCCTCACCCCCCGCACGCTGGCGGTGATGATGACCCACAGCTTGCCGCAGGACACCCAGTTGTTGCCCCGGCTGCTCACCCGGCCGCTGCGCTACCTCGGGGTGCTGGGGCCCCGCTCCCGGATGGATCGGCTGCTCGCGGAGCTGTCCTTCCAGCCCACCCCCGAGCAGCTCGCGGCCCTGCACTCTCCGGTGGGGTTGGACCTTGGGGCGGAAGGGGCCGACGAGGTGGCCCTCTCCATCGCGGCCGAGCTGCGCGCGGTCCTCGCCGAGCGCGAGGGGGGCAAGCTGCGCGAGCGCCAAGCCCCCATCCACGCAGCCCCGCCGCAGGCGCGGAGGCTCGCGTGA
- a CDS encoding phage tail protein, with protein sequence MSEPILGEIRMYAGSSAPPGWALCNGQLLPISLHPSLFSLLGTSYGGDGRDTFALPDLRGRLPMHWGTGPGLSPRTVGARGGTESVTLTSSQMPSHAHKLSAFAGEGDASVPEGCVPAVLMNTATHQPANLYSGVPNTSMSPKAIGIAGGGQPHDNLPPFQCVSFIIAIQGVPPSNH encoded by the coding sequence ATGTCCGAGCCCATCCTCGGCGAAATCCGGATGTACGCAGGCAGCTCCGCCCCCCCGGGGTGGGCACTGTGCAATGGGCAGCTCTTGCCCATCTCCCTCCACCCCTCGCTCTTCTCGCTCCTGGGGACGAGCTACGGCGGCGACGGGCGGGACACGTTCGCGCTGCCGGACCTGCGCGGGCGCCTGCCCATGCACTGGGGGACAGGCCCTGGCCTGTCACCGCGCACGGTGGGGGCGCGCGGGGGCACGGAGAGCGTGACGCTGACCTCCAGCCAGATGCCCTCGCACGCGCACAAGCTCTCGGCCTTCGCGGGGGAGGGAGACGCCAGCGTGCCCGAAGGCTGCGTCCCCGCGGTGCTCATGAACACCGCCACCCATCAGCCGGCAAACCTCTACAGCGGGGTGCCCAACACCAGCATGAGCCCCAAGGCCATCGGCATCGCGGGGGGGGGCCAGCCCCACGACAACCTGCCGCCCTTTCAGTGCGTGAGCTTCATCATCGCCATCCAGGGCGTGCCTCCGTCGAACCACTGA
- a CDS encoding chitinase, whose product MSGKERVVARAEWLPGGNLWWSQFKVTLTNVSGTVLDNPVIAFEIAPDQQVNNGYGLDWVQKGTTLEGRLVAEKRRIPDGESREFTVGVTGNGKALGPLPHGFKVNGLCADPSREREAPAVKPSLEPGEWDVPRALFVDFNAWPTPKCTTYLAECGVEGFFLGSLGAIPRGDRKVYWGGCMSVTDSEDAREHSGDATVSPYNRVDIQALQARGGTAILSFGGASSVPLETEETQVQKIAALYEAILRNYGARHLDFAFEESFLEGTAGPARHLAALSLLRDARPELKLSYTLPVEVVSGAPEGFSEVGLRFLRALARSGIEPSLINGLFKASGHQASQEADAGFSRALQGMHRHLSQAFPKWEAPKVWRRMGACLTLGEAPPGRAAALEHLQRWVALAREKNLGCVSGGNAARDRSQGYGFAKLLTKPGGLSDVPRGSSLQEPFRHALGLIEAAAALERKARDG is encoded by the coding sequence ATGAGCGGAAAAGAACGCGTCGTCGCCCGCGCCGAGTGGTTGCCGGGGGGAAATCTGTGGTGGTCGCAGTTCAAGGTCACGTTGACCAACGTCTCCGGCACGGTGCTGGACAATCCAGTGATTGCCTTCGAGATCGCCCCGGATCAGCAGGTCAACAACGGCTACGGACTCGATTGGGTTCAGAAAGGCACCACCCTCGAAGGCCGCCTGGTGGCCGAGAAGCGCAGGATTCCGGACGGCGAGTCGCGGGAGTTCACCGTGGGGGTGACGGGGAACGGCAAGGCGCTGGGGCCTCTTCCCCACGGCTTCAAGGTCAATGGCCTTTGCGCGGATCCGTCGCGGGAGCGGGAGGCGCCGGCGGTGAAGCCGTCCCTGGAGCCCGGGGAGTGGGATGTGCCACGGGCCCTGTTCGTGGACTTCAACGCCTGGCCCACCCCGAAGTGCACCACCTATCTGGCCGAGTGCGGCGTAGAGGGCTTCTTCCTTGGCTCCCTGGGGGCCATCCCCCGGGGAGACCGGAAGGTGTACTGGGGCGGCTGCATGTCGGTGACCGATTCGGAGGACGCGCGGGAGCACTCGGGGGATGCCACCGTGTCCCCCTACAACCGGGTGGACATCCAGGCGCTCCAGGCCCGCGGGGGCACCGCCATCCTGTCCTTCGGGGGCGCCTCGAGCGTGCCGCTCGAAACCGAAGAGACCCAAGTGCAGAAGATCGCCGCCTTGTACGAAGCCATCCTCCGCAACTACGGGGCGCGGCACCTCGACTTCGCCTTCGAGGAGAGCTTCCTGGAGGGGACCGCGGGCCCGGCGCGGCACCTCGCGGCCCTCTCGCTCTTGCGAGACGCACGCCCGGAACTGAAGCTCTCCTACACCCTGCCGGTGGAGGTGGTTTCGGGCGCACCCGAGGGGTTCAGCGAGGTGGGCCTCCGGTTTCTCCGCGCGCTGGCGCGGTCTGGAATCGAGCCGTCGCTGATCAACGGCCTGTTCAAGGCCTCAGGCCACCAGGCTTCCCAGGAGGCCGATGCGGGGTTCTCGAGGGCTTTGCAGGGCATGCACCGGCACCTGTCGCAGGCGTTCCCGAAGTGGGAGGCCCCGAAGGTGTGGCGGCGGATGGGCGCGTGCCTGACGCTCGGCGAGGCCCCTCCTGGCAGGGCCGCTGCCCTGGAGCATTTGCAGCGGTGGGTGGCCCTGGCGCGGGAGAAGAACCTGGGGTGTGTGTCGGGGGGAAACGCGGCGCGCGACCGCAGCCAGGGATAT